The Thermoclostridium stercorarium subsp. stercorarium DSM 8532 genome contains a region encoding:
- the folB gene encoding dihydroneopterin aldolase: MLKIKLNNMQFYGYHGVLPEEKKLGQIFQVDVVVYISEECIKNDNLENTVNYVEIYNIVKNEIENQRYNLIEFLAERIAEKIHSFYSKPITRIIVRIRKPSAPINGILDYAEVEVDKNYG; encoded by the coding sequence ATGTTGAAGATTAAATTAAATAATATGCAATTTTATGGTTATCATGGCGTATTACCCGAGGAAAAGAAATTAGGGCAGATTTTTCAGGTCGATGTGGTTGTATACATATCTGAAGAATGTATTAAGAACGATAATCTGGAAAATACGGTAAATTATGTAGAAATATATAATATTGTTAAAAATGAAATTGAAAACCAAAGATATAATTTAATAGAGTTCCTTGCTGAACGTATAGCTGAAAAAATTCACAGTTTTTATTCAAAGCCAATAACGCGGATTATTGTGCGTATACGAAAACCCTCCGCGCCTATTAATGGTATTTTGGATTATGCAGAAGTTGAGGTTGATAAGAACTATGGATGA
- the folK gene encoding 2-amino-4-hydroxy-6-hydroxymethyldihydropteridine diphosphokinase, with amino-acid sequence MDDIILSLGSNIGDREKNLKTALYHIIQNPCISLVAVSNIYNTEPVGYVDQGPFLNLCVSIQTTLNPYELLSSLQNIERLMQRERNIRWGPRNIDIDIIFYRDEVINEENLIIPHPRYKERNFVIIPLLDICEKALIPKFKSMIRQEGRVELYRKFNLNELLEEVKIIQNSKIFL; translated from the coding sequence ATGGATGACATTATATTGAGTTTGGGGTCAAATATAGGCGATAGGGAAAAGAACCTTAAGACTGCTTTATATCATATTATCCAGAATCCGTGTATTAGTCTTGTTGCAGTTTCAAACATTTATAATACGGAACCGGTTGGGTATGTGGATCAGGGGCCTTTTTTAAATTTATGTGTTTCAATACAGACAACTCTCAATCCATATGAATTGTTATCGTCACTGCAAAATATTGAACGATTAATGCAACGGGAAAGAAATATTAGATGGGGACCGAGAAACATTGATATTGATATAATATTTTATCGTGATGAGGTAATAAACGAAGAAAATCTAATTATTCCGCATCCAAGATACAAAGAAAGAAATTTTGTTATTATTCCGTTGTTGGACATTTGCGAAAAAGCGTTAATACCCAAGTTTAAGTCAATGATTCGTCAGGAAGGAAGAGTTGAGTTATATCGGAAATTCAATTTAAATGAATTATTAGAAGAAGTAAAAATAATACAAAATAGCAAAATATTTCTTTAA
- the folE gene encoding GTP cyclohydrolase I FolE produces the protein MNTEKIKSLIRELIIEIGDDPDREGLIETPSRVAEMFKEIFSGYQDIPENTVKLFKETKHGDGIIIKDIPFYSMCEHHIMPFFGVIDVAYIPNNESILGLSKFSRIVDYYSKRLQLQECLGEQICDFIMKEVNARGAMVIIKAEHLCMSMRGVKKSGVNTITKTSKGVFNDNSELRMEYLSLLLNM, from the coding sequence ATGAATACTGAAAAAATAAAATCATTAATTAGGGAGTTAATAATAGAAATAGGGGATGATCCTGATAGAGAAGGTTTAATTGAAACCCCTTCTCGCGTAGCAGAGATGTTCAAGGAAATTTTTTCGGGTTATCAGGATATACCGGAAAATACAGTTAAATTATTTAAAGAAACAAAACATGGTGATGGGATTATTATTAAAGACATTCCTTTTTATTCAATGTGTGAACACCATATTATGCCGTTTTTTGGAGTAATAGACGTAGCATATATTCCCAATAATGAATCTATATTAGGGTTAAGTAAATTTTCGCGAATAGTTGATTATTACAGCAAAAGGTTACAACTACAGGAATGTCTGGGAGAGCAGATATGTGATTTTATCATGAAGGAAGTCAATGCCCGTGGTGCTATGGTAATAATAAAAGCAGAGCATTTATGCATGTCGATGAGAGGAGTTAAGAAATCCGGAGTTAATACTATTACAAAAACTTCAAAAGGCGTGTTTAATGATAATTCTGAACTTAGAATGGAATATTTATCTTTATTGTTGAATATGTAA
- a CDS encoding ABC transporter ATP-binding protein, translating to MWKNYKKIFSWLFQIVFQYKEKLFLMIFLHLLISGCSLVVPVYFKLFIDFIIPSKDIVLFIIFLTLVFVVISIIPLLNKMKETCISTVILNSIKNVQLQVLKKQRYLGFDYFEKNPVSEQLSIYSGDINYVSNIYDALFRTVLAKIFTICIAVIIILNTDYVIFLFTILVIGLYFVAGLPFEKRKAEADERITQSRKEYHTVAYETISSLPTVCSYNSEEWIKKRFTKYLTLFNDIFVKGIMIGFYTGSARQLILLIGRVFILIISFLRIRSGDIAISDFILVNTYYFLCFSNLTEMSSRIVDMFSYLHHAKFIIEFLDMEVTVKEPEKPVNHKISGEIEFRNVSFQYNSDKQILKNINLKINKGEHIALVGKSGSGKSTIAKLIARFYDPSSGEILIDGISNKLYSFKDLRESIGFIFQEPFIYSMSVKDNILFGRPEATLDEVIDAAKKAMAHEFILQLKDGYDTVLGKQGHELSSGQKQRISIARIILKNPSIIVLDEATSNLDNISEAYIKKMLETYFADKTLIVISHKFSNIKGFKKIFVIDDGNIVECGSYEDLIRKRGKFFKLYKYQTDRTWGS from the coding sequence ATGTGGAAAAATTATAAAAAAATATTTTCATGGTTGTTTCAAATTGTTTTTCAATATAAAGAAAAACTATTTTTAATGATATTTTTACACTTGCTAATTTCAGGATGCAGCCTGGTTGTGCCTGTGTATTTTAAATTATTTATTGATTTTATTATTCCAAGTAAAGATATTGTTTTGTTTATCATATTTTTAACCTTAGTGTTTGTTGTTATTTCTATTATTCCTTTGCTAAATAAAATGAAGGAAACATGTATCAGCACAGTCATCCTTAATTCAATAAAAAATGTTCAGTTACAGGTATTAAAAAAGCAAAGATATCTGGGGTTTGATTATTTTGAGAAGAATCCCGTAAGTGAACAACTATCTATTTATTCAGGTGATATTAATTATGTAAGCAATATTTATGATGCTTTATTTAGAACGGTTTTAGCAAAAATTTTTACCATATGTATCGCTGTAATCATAATATTGAATACAGATTATGTGATTTTTCTTTTTACTATATTGGTTATTGGCTTATATTTCGTAGCGGGATTGCCGTTTGAAAAAAGAAAGGCTGAAGCAGATGAAAGGATTACACAGTCACGAAAAGAATACCATACTGTAGCATATGAAACAATTTCATCGCTTCCAACCGTTTGTTCTTATAATAGTGAAGAATGGATCAAAAAAAGATTTACGAAATATCTTACATTATTTAACGATATTTTTGTTAAAGGTATTATGATTGGTTTTTACACTGGGTCTGCAAGGCAACTTATTTTGCTGATTGGCAGAGTTTTTATATTGATAATTAGTTTTTTGCGTATAAGAAGCGGTGATATAGCTATATCTGATTTTATTTTGGTTAATACATATTACTTTTTATGTTTTTCTAATTTAACGGAAATGTCTTCCCGCATTGTTGATATGTTTTCATATTTACATCATGCAAAGTTTATTATTGAATTTCTGGATATGGAAGTAACGGTTAAAGAACCTGAAAAGCCCGTAAATCATAAAATATCGGGCGAAATTGAATTTCGTAATGTAAGTTTTCAGTATAATTCAGATAAACAAATACTGAAAAACATAAACCTTAAAATTAATAAAGGAGAACATATAGCGCTTGTTGGCAAAAGCGGAAGTGGAAAGTCCACAATTGCTAAACTGATTGCACGTTTTTATGACCCGTCATCAGGAGAAATATTAATTGACGGAATATCAAATAAACTTTATTCTTTTAAGGACTTGAGAGAATCAATTGGTTTTATATTTCAAGAGCCATTTATCTATTCAATGTCTGTTAAAGATAATATTCTGTTTGGCCGCCCGGAAGCGACATTAGATGAGGTAATTGATGCTGCTAAAAAAGCTATGGCGCATGAATTTATTTTACAACTCAAAGATGGATATGATACTGTTTTAGGGAAGCAAGGACATGAGCTTTCCAGTGGGCAGAAGCAACGAATATCAATTGCGAGAATTATATTAAAAAATCCGAGTATTATTGTCTTAGATGAGGCTACTTCTAATCTTGATAACATTTCTGAAGCATACATCAAAAAAATGCTTGAAACATATTTTGCTGATAAAACATTAATTGTTATTTCACATAAGTTTTCTAATATTAAGGGGTTTAAAAAAATCTTTGTTATTGATGATGGAAACATAGTGGAATGCGGCAGTTATGAAGATTTGATTAGAAAAAGGGGTAAATTTTTTAAACTGTATAAATATCAAACTGATCGTACATGGGGGAGTTAG